In one Kitasatospora cineracea genomic region, the following are encoded:
- a CDS encoding PLP-dependent aminotransferase family protein translates to MWTDTRPPAEMPKLFERGTDVISLAGGLPDLDVLPLAEISAQLAGLVRLGGKLALQYTTPHVAKALVPAVADLMAREDGHADAGNLIPTSGSQMGLTAVALALGSPGDTILVQTPAYPGATAAFRTAGLLPHAAAEDADGLDPQQLRRDVAALRAAGHTVRLLYTNPTFQNPTGATLAVPRRTEILAACRELDLLLVEDNPYGLLGFDGTTTTLFQALDPQQVVYLGTFSKIFAPGLRSGWIAAPEHLRYDLARVAEIISLSPSALAQGALAAHYARSGWTDLIDRYRDSYRERCALMADALDAELGADGPWQWQRPDGGFYLWLRHRDRADAGPYALAAAARGVSVVPGGHFSIDGEHADGLRLCFSNVPRKKITEGIGRLAAALTETPSAQREPSEVAG, encoded by the coding sequence ATGTGGACCGACACCAGACCCCCGGCCGAGATGCCGAAGCTGTTCGAACGGGGCACGGACGTGATCTCGCTGGCCGGCGGCCTGCCCGACCTGGACGTCCTGCCGCTCGCGGAGATATCCGCCCAGCTCGCCGGGCTCGTGCGGCTCGGCGGCAAGCTCGCCCTGCAGTACACCACCCCGCACGTCGCCAAGGCCCTCGTCCCCGCCGTCGCCGACCTGATGGCCCGGGAGGACGGCCACGCCGACGCCGGCAACCTGATCCCCACCAGCGGCTCGCAGATGGGCCTGACCGCCGTCGCACTGGCCCTCGGCAGCCCCGGTGACACCATCCTGGTGCAGACCCCGGCCTACCCCGGCGCCACCGCCGCGTTCCGCACCGCCGGCCTGCTGCCGCACGCCGCCGCCGAGGACGCCGACGGCCTCGACCCGCAGCAGCTGCGCCGCGACGTCGCCGCCCTGCGCGCCGCCGGGCACACCGTCCGGCTGCTCTACACCAACCCGACCTTCCAGAACCCGACCGGCGCCACCCTCGCCGTCCCGCGCCGCACCGAGATCCTCGCCGCCTGCCGCGAGCTCGACCTGCTGCTGGTCGAGGACAACCCGTACGGGCTGCTCGGCTTCGACGGCACCACCACCACCCTGTTCCAGGCCCTCGACCCGCAGCAGGTGGTCTACCTCGGGACGTTCTCCAAGATCTTCGCGCCCGGCCTGCGCTCCGGCTGGATCGCCGCCCCCGAGCACCTGCGGTACGACCTGGCCCGGGTCGCCGAGATCATCTCGCTCTCGCCCTCCGCGCTCGCCCAGGGCGCGCTGGCCGCCCACTACGCCCGCTCCGGCTGGACCGACCTGATCGACCGCTACCGGGACAGCTACCGCGAGCGCTGCGCCCTGATGGCCGACGCGCTGGACGCCGAACTCGGCGCCGACGGACCCTGGCAGTGGCAGCGCCCCGACGGCGGCTTCTACCTGTGGCTGCGCCACCGCGACCGGGCCGACGCCGGACCGTACGCGCTGGCCGCCGCCGCCCGCGGCGTCTCGGTCGTCCCCGGCGGCCACTTCTCGATCGACGGCGAGCACGCCGACGGCCTGCGGCTGTGCTTCAGCAACGTGCCCCGCAAGAAGATCACCGAGGGCATCGGCCGGCTCGCCGCCGCCCTCACCGAAACCCCGTCGGCGCAGCGCGAGCCGTCGGAGGTGGCCGGATGA
- a CDS encoding acyl carrier protein — MNQSQFDQLVERTCSVQVTDSETPLVDLGVDSLHTIALLMAIEEEFGFEVDPDALADPALASPAGLLRYVHTRTAAPAGI, encoded by the coding sequence ATGAACCAGTCGCAGTTTGACCAGCTCGTCGAGCGGACCTGCTCCGTGCAGGTCACCGACTCCGAGACCCCGCTGGTGGACCTGGGCGTCGACTCCCTGCACACCATCGCCCTGCTGATGGCGATCGAGGAGGAGTTCGGCTTCGAGGTCGACCCCGACGCCCTCGCCGACCCGGCGCTCGCCTCCCCGGCCGGCCTGCTGCGCTACGTGCACACCCGGACCGCCGCCCCGGCCGGGATCTGA